GCCGATGACGATTTATCTGTTTTAGGACAAATGAAGTTTAACGATGTTGGATTAACCATAAACATGTTAAATGCGCCATTTAAAAACATCAATAAATCAATTGTATTTAATCGTCAAGGAATTGTTTTAGATAATTTTCAGATTACCGATATTGATAATAATACGCTGAATTTAGATGGTAAAATTTTAACCACCAATTATCAGGATTTTAAATTTGATTTGAATTTAGAATCTAAAAACTTTGTGGTAATGAATTCTACCGAAAAAGATAACGATTTGTTTTACGGTAAAATGGGCATCGATTTAGATATGTCAATAAAAGGCACTTCTTTATTGCCACAAATTAACGGTAGCATCAACATCAATAAAGATACCGATTTTACCTTTGTTTTACCAGCAAGCGATCCGTCGTTAGCAGAACGTGAAGGTATTGTAGAATTTGTTGACAACAATGCGTTTGTATTTAATCAAACCCTAGAAACTGATGAGCAATTGGGGCAAACCGATATAAAAGGTATTAATTTAAATGCAGCTATTTCGGTAAATAAAGAAGCAACTTTAAATGTAATTGTAGATAAGCAGCACGGCGATAAATTGGTTTTAAACGGCTCAGCGCAATTAGCTGGCGGAATAGATCCGTCTGGAGGAATTTCGTTAACCGGTACGTATGAAATTGAAAGCGGATCGTACGATATGACATTTAACTTTATTAAACGTAAATTTGATATTAAAAAAGGTTCGTATATTATTTGGACCGGGCAACCAACATCTGCCATTGCAAATATTACTGCTATTTACCGCACCAATGTTGCACCGATTGATTTGTTAACTTCGCAATTACAAGGCATGTCAGAATCAGAACAAAATTTGTACAAGCAACGTATTCCGGTAGAAACTTTGTTAGAATTAAGCGGCGAATTGTTAAAACCAAAATTAGCTTTCAACATTCAGCTGCCCGAAAATAATTACAACGTATCAACCGAAGTTTACAATGCGGTTGATGATAAGCTAAAGCAATTACGTACAGACGAATCAGAATTAAACAAACAGGTTATTGCCTTGCTAATTTTTAACCGTTTTATTGGTACCAGCTCGTTAAGTTCGGCAGCCGGATCATCAGTTTCTAGCATTGCACGTCAAAGCGTTAGTAATTTAGTTTCTGAAGAATTAAATTCGATCGCTTCGCATTTAATTACCGGGGTAGATTTAAATTTTGATTTAGATACTACCGAAGATTATTCAAGCGGTAAAAAAGCCAATCGTACCGATTTAAACGTACAAGTTTCTAAACGTTTGTTTGACGATCGTTTAAAAATTACCGTAGGTAGTAACTTTGGTTTAGAAGGCGAGGAGCGTGCAAACGAACAAACAACCAACATTGCCGGCGATATTTCTGCCGAATATATGCTAACCGCAGACGGCCGTTATATGATTCGCGTGTATCGTAAAAATACGTATCAAGTTGCTTTTCAAGGTCAGGTAGTAGAAACTGGGGTAACCTTTATTATTACCATGAATTACAATACATATAAAGAATATGTGCGTAAAAATCGCGAAGCGCGAGAACAACGTAAATTACAAAAAGAACAACAACGCAAGTTGAAAGAAGATACCAAAACCATTTAAAATCAATCCGTTTTAGTCCCAATTAAATGAAAAGCACTGTTTTTTCCATAAAATATTTTTTACTCCTTGTATTAATCGCAATTTATACAACAAGTTGTTCTGGGATTAAAGCAGTTCCTGAAGGTGAATATTTGTACGTGGGGCCTAAAATTGCTGTTTTACCCGATTCTATTTATTCTAAATCCGAACGAAAAGCTTTTGATGCAGAAATTAATGCGTTGCTTTTTCCTAAACCTAATAAATCATTTTGGGGCATGCGTCCCGGGTTGTTTTTTCACAATTTAAAAAATCCAGAAAAAAAATCGGGCTTAGGCCATTGGCTAAGCAAAAAATTTGGCGAAGAACCTATTTTACTTTCTAATGTAGATGTTAATTACAACCGCGATTTAATTGTTAACCGATTAGAAAACAAAGGTTATTTTAACGTGCGTGCCGAGGCAGAAGCTAATACAAAAGTTAAAACTGCAACTGTTGATTACGAGGTAACACCAAATGCTCAGTTTTTAATTCGCGATGTAAGTTATGCTAGCGATTCGTCGCGCATTTGGCAAGATATTTTAAAAACTGAAAAACACAGTTTATTAAAACCCAATCAGCCGTATAATTTAGATGTTATTAAGCAAGAACGTGTTCGTATTGATACATATTTGCGCAACCACGGTTATTTTTATTTTATAGATGATTATTTACTTATTCAGGCAGATAGCTCGGTAGGAAAACATCAGGTAGATTTAAGATTAGTTTTAAAACCTACTACGCCAAAAATTGCAAAATATCCGTATAGCATTAACGATATTTTTGTTTACGTAGGAAATAACGATGCCAACTATTTTTTAAATTATAAAAAAGATACGGTTCCGAATTATAAAAACATTGTAATTACAGATCTCGATTCGTTATTTAAGCCTAAAATTTTTGACAATACCATACATTTTAAAACCGGAGGATTATACAACCGCCGCGATCAATCTATTTCCTTAAATAGATTGGTTAACTTAGGTATTTTTAAGTTTGTTAAAAACCAATTTGTCATTGCCGATTCGCTAAATCATAAGCTGAATGTAATGTACATGTTGTCGCCTTCAGAAATGAAATCGTTACGTTTTGAAACTACCGGAAAAACCAACTCGGCTAGTTATACCGGGTTTGAGGTTTCTACCAATTGGCAACATAAAAACTTATTTAAAGGCGGTGAACGTTTTAAGTTTTCTGTTTTTGGCGGAATGGATTTTCAGTTAGGAGGTAATAATCAAGGATATGATATTTACCGTTTAGGTTCTGAGCTCAGCATCAATTGGCCGCGCTTAATTGCGCCTTTCGGAATAAATTATACCGGTGATTACGTGCCAAGAACCCAAGCAACCATTGGATACGAATTTCAGAAAAGGATGCAGTTGTATGCTTTAAATACATTTAAAACGTCGTTTGGTTACAATTGGAAATACCGAACATTCTCAGAACATAATTTGGATGTAATTGAAATTTTTTACGTTTCTCCAACATCGGTAACCGAGCTTTTTCAAAACCAAGCCCAAACCAATTCTTACGATGCTCGTATTTTAAATAAACAGCTCACATTTGGACCAACGTACAGCTATACATTTACCAATACCATGTTAAACAAAAAAAACACATGGTATTATAAAGGTTCGGCAGATTTATCGGCTAACATTGTAGGTTTACTTACTGGCGCCAATGTAAAAAAAGGGAAAGAAAAAGAAATTTTAGGCGTACCTTTTAGCCAATATGCCAAAGTAGAAAACGATATTCGTTTTTACCATAAAGTTTCGCCAAGAGCCACATTGGCTACGCGCTTTTTAGCCGGCGTTGCTTATCCGTACGGAAATTCTAAAGAAGTACCGTATTTGAAACAATTTTTTATTGGAGGTTCTAACTCCATTCGTGCTTTCAGACCGCGTTCTATTGGTCCCGGAAGTTACGATCCTAAAACTGCACCAAGTTCTTTTTTAATGGATCAATCGGGTGATATTAAGTTAGAAGCTAATATTGAATACCGTCCAAAACTTTTTAGCGTTTTTGAAGGAGCAATTTTTGTTGATGCCGGAAATGTATGGTTAATTAATAAAAATGAAGCGCGCCCCGGCGGAGAATTTACTAAAGATTTTTATAAAGATATTGCTATTGGAGCCGGTGTTGGCTTACGTGTAGATATTGAATTACTTATTTTTAGATTAGATTTGGCTTTCCCGGTTCGTTATCCGTACGGTGAAGATCGTTGGGCAAAAATAGATTTATTAAATAGCAGATGGCGAAAAGATAATTTACTTTTAAACTTTGCTATTGGTTATCCGTTTTAAATTATTGATGTATGATAAAACACATTTTATTTTTTGCGCTATGTTTAGGAGGTGTAATAAGCTATTCGCAAACAGCTAACGACGAATTAATTCAACAATTATATAAAAGCGATCAAGCGGTAAGAAAGGAGCTTCATGAAATAATAAATTCTGAAGATCAAACAAATTTGTATAAAAAACTTGACGAAATGAATAAGATTGATGCTGTTAATCAAAAAATTGCATTTCCGTTACTTGATAAATATTTAGAAAATGAAATTGAATTATCTAACGAATCTATAAAAGGGCTTTATTATATTTTACAACATTCCGAATTTCATGAAAAATACAAACCTTTTGTTGAAATAGCTTTTCAAAAAAAAGCTATTATGCCAAACGAATACGCGCAATTTATAGACAGATTATTGGTTCGCAAAAAACAAACTCAGTTATACGGGCTTCAGTCAAAATATTGGCCTGAAAATCAAGATATGTTTCTTTTTCCATTAGATAAAAATTATGCAGCCAACAGAAAGAAGATTGGATTAGAAATGGCAGATTATTCTAATTATAAAGATGAATATGTACCAGTTTTATTGAAAAAAAACGAATTCGCAGTTTTTGGCCATGTAAAAAATAAAAATGCAAATCCAATAGAAAATGTTGAGGTTTTTTATAACAATAAAAAAATAGCAATTTCTAACAAAAAAGGATTTGTTGCAGCTAAAATTAAGCCTGAAACTAATAAGCAAATACAGCTGATTTATAAAAAAGACGGAAAGTTATTGTTTGAAGAAACGTTTGATATAAAAGATAATAATTGGCAACTTTTAACGCCAGGTTATATAATAAAATAATAAAAAAATCCACTTCATATAGAAGTGGATTTTTTGTTAACCATGTACGGTTTCTTTTTTACCATATTTTGCAATAATGGTAGCTTCGTAAGTTAACCATTCTTGCCAACGTGCATCTACATCAACACGTTCCGAATATTTTTTTGCCAACTTTAAAAAAGTGGTATAATGGTTGGCTTCGCTTACCATTAATTCGTGGTAAAAAGCGGCCAATTCTTTATCTTCAATATTTTGAGAAAGTACTCTAAAACGTTCGCAACTTCTCGCTTCAATCATCGCTGCAAAAAGCAAACGTTCAATTAAAGCATCGTTTCGGCTTCCGTCTTTTTTAGCAAACTTCATCAATTCACCAACATAATCATCTTTACGCTCACGTCCTAAAGTTAACGCGTTCCTGAATAATTTTAAAAACCATTCCAAAATGCTCCATTTCTTCCTGAGCAATAGCAACCATTTCGGCAACCAAATCGGGTTTTTCAGAATTGTTTACAATAATGTACATGGCATTAGATGCTGCTTTATGTTCACACCAAGCGTGGTCTGTTAAAATCTCTTCAATGTTAGATTCTACAATGTTTACCCATCTTGGGTCGGTTGGTAATTTTAATCCTAGCATAATAAACATAAATTAGTGCAACAAAATTACGTTGTTTTTTGATTAAAAAAAAATTAAGCTAATTTTGGGGCATGAATCCAACGCTATTAATTCTTTCATCGGTTTGGGTAGAACCAAATTCGTCTGCAGCTGGCATGCGCATGTTGCAACTTATTAATTTGTTTCAAAACCAAAAATACACCATTCATTATGCATCAACCGCTGCAAATAGCTTGTTTGGTTTCAATTTGCAAACTTTAAATGTAATTACACATACCGTAGAATTAAACCATGCTAATTTTGATGCTTTTGTAAAACAACTAAATCCTGATGTGGTTATTTTTGACCGATTTATGGTTGAAGAGCAATTTGGTTGGCGCGTGTTACAGCAATGCCCCAATGCGCTACGAATTTTAGATACTGAAGATTTGCATTGTTTGCGCCAAGCAAGGCAATTGGCATACAAGCAAAATCGTGATTTTACTGAGACTGATTTGTTTTCAGAACATGCAAAACGAGAAATTGCTAGCATTTTACGTTGTGATTTGGCGTTAATTATTTCAACCTTCGAAATGCAGTTGCTACAAAATCAATTTCAAATTCCCGAAAACCATTTGTTTTACTTACCTTTTTTAACCGATTTAAATGATTGGAATTCTGCTGTTAATAAAACATTTAATCAGCGTGCCGATTTAGTTTGCATCGGTAATTTTTTACACGAGCCCAATTGGGCAACCGTTCAGATAATAAAAGAAAACATTTGGCCTATTTTACGTAAACAATTGCCAGAAGTAAATATGCGCATTTATGGTGCTTATCCGTCGCAAAAAGTTATGCAATTGCACAAACCTGCCGAACGTTTTTTTATTGAAGGCCGTGCCGATAATGCTTCTGAGGTAATAGGTTCTGCTAAAGTTATGGTTGCACCTATTCCGTTTGGCGCCGGCATAAAAGGGAAATTGTACGAAGCTATGTTATACGGAACGCCATCGGTTACAACACCAATTGGAGCCGAAGCCATGTACGATAATTTGCCTTGGAACGGGCAGATTGCAGATAATGAAATCGATTTTTGCAACGCAGTTGTACATTTGTACCAAAATGAAAACCAGTGGAAACAAGCCCAACAAAACGGCTATGATTTAATTAAAAGTAAATACGATAAAGATTTATTTGCCGATTTGTTTTCGGTAAAAATAGAATCATTAAAAAATAACCTAACTTTGCATCGCAATACGAATTTTATGGGGCAAATTTTAAATTACCATTTGTACAGAAGTACAGAATTTATGTCCCGTTGGATCGAAGAAAAAAATAAAAAACAAAATGAAAATAGCTCAAGTTAATAGCGAAACGGTAGATTGGGATTTGTTAATTTTGGCTGATCCGTCGGAAGAAGTTATTGCATCGTACATTGATAATTGTATTATTTTTCAGTTGTACGAAGAAACTTTTCCGGTTGCTGTTGTTGCTCTTTTAAAGTTAAACGATACTGAAATAGAAATTAAAAATATTGCCGTTGACGAAGAATATCAGAATCAAGGATTAGGAACCGATTTAATTCATTTCTGTGCCAAGCAAGCCAAACAAAATGGCTACAAAAAATTATGGATAGGAACCGGAAATTCATCATTATCTCAATTGCTTTTGTATCAAAAATTAGGTTTTAGAATGAGCTATATTAAAGAAAACTTTTTTGTAGAACATTATGACGAAAAAATTGTAGAAAACAAAATACCGTGTTTAGATATGGTTATGTTATACAAAAACTTATAAATAAAAAAGCTTACCTAAATGGTAAGCTTTTTTTTATGTGTTAATTTCTAGGTCAGAAATATAATCTTGGTATTCGTAAAAAAAGTATTCAAACGCAGCCATTTTTTCATTAAAAAAGTCATAAATAGCTGGCCATGTTGCTCGGTTGTTAATGCAAACTCCTGTTTTTTCAACCCAAATTTTACTAATTAGTTTGCCGTTGTCTAAATAAAAATTACGTTCAAAAATAGCATCCGGCACATGTTCTTCTAACAAAATGGTTTTTAACGATTCTATTTTTTCATAATAAATTTTTCGCTTTTCATCATCTTTACATTCGATATCTAAAGTTACTTGCGCTTTTTTGTTGTCGGCGTAAAATTTAAATGTAAAATCTTTAATCTTCGTGTCGTACAACAACCATTTTCTTGGATATTCTTCCGCAAAGGTTGTCCAAAATTCTTTTTTTATTTTTAGTGCTTCTTCTTTACTAAACATTTCAGTATCTTTATTACTATAGATTTATTTCGAAAAATGAAATTTGATACATTTTTACAATCGCTTACAAAATTACAAAATATTGAGTTACCATTTTTAGTATCGCACGAAAAGATGGCTCCTTTTGAACGCATCAACCAATTACGCAGCTTAGACTTTTCGAGTTTAGATTATCGCGAAGCTGCTGTTTTAATATTGTTTTACCAAAAAAATAACGAAACGTATTTTGTGCTAACCGAGCGAAATGAATATGCGGGCGTGCATTCTAAACAAATTAGCTTGCCTGGCGGTAAAAAAGAAAAATTTGATTTAGATTTAAAACATACCGCAGTGCGAGAAACTGAGGAGGAGATTGGAATAAATATTTCGGTACAGCAAGTTGCCAGTGCTTTATCACCGGTTTATGTGCCACCAAGTAATTTTATGATTTATCCGTTTATTGGATTTGCCAACCAATCGTTTACCTTTAATCCAGATCCTCGAGAAGTAAAAAATATAATTGAAGTTAAGGTGGCCGATTTGTTTCATCCCGATGTAGTTCAGTTTCAAAACATGACAACATCGTATTCTAATTCAACTTCGGTTCCTTATTTTAAAATTAATGATTATGTAGTTTGGGGAGCAACTGCTATGATTTTAAGCGAATTAATAGATGTGCTAGATGTTTTATTAAAACAATAGAAATATGTACCTTTGTTGTCTGACAAAAAAATAAAAAATGGGATTATTTAAGCGAAACATATTTGGGCACATCTTATTTTTAAAACGCTGGTTAATTTATGCTTTTGGTTTGCTAACGCATAAACGCTATAAAGGATTTAATCAATTAAATATTGAAGGCTCAGATATTTTAAGAAATTTGCCCCAAAACAATGTACTTTTTATATCCAACCATCAAACGTATTTTGCTGATGTTGTTGCCATGTTTCATGTATTTAACGCCAGCTTAAAAGGACGCGAAAATAATATTAACAATGTTGCAGGTTATTTATTTAACCCCAAGTTAAATTTGTATTACGTTGCAGCTAAAGAAACCATGCAAAAAGGCCTTTTACCTCGTATAATGGCTTATGCAGGAGCAATTTCTGTTGAAAGAACTTGGCGTGCCAATGGTGCCGATATTAGCGGTGCCGATAAAAAAGCTGTAAATTTAGATGATACAGCCAATATTGGCGAAGCTTTAAAAGACGGATGGGTAATAACGTTTCCGCAAGGAACAACCAAATCGTTTAAGCCCGTACGTAAAGGTACTGCGCACATTATAAAAAATTATAAACCAATTGTTGTACCGGTTGTGATTGACGGATTTAGACGTTCTTTTGATAAAAAAGGTTTACGTTTAAAGAAAAAAGGCATTTTACAATCTATGGTAATCAAGGCACCATTACGTATTGATTACGATAACGAATCGATTGATGAAATTGTTAGAAAAATTGAATTTGCTATTGAACAGCATCCTTCGTTTTTAAAAGTTATTTCTGAAGATCAGCTTAAAGAAATGGAAAAGCTAAATAAAGAAAGAAAATATTAATTAAAAAGCTCAACTTTTAAAGTTGAGCTTTTTTTATATTGCTAAAGCTGGCGTGCTGTAAAGTTTGTTTTGTAACATGGTTTTTACATTAAAATGCCATTCGTGTTTTAAAATACTTAATACCATGCTATCACGGCGTAAACCATTTGGTGCAATGGCGTTGCTGCGTATAACGCCCTCAATGGTACAACCAATGCTTTTTAAGGCATTAATGCTGCGCTCATTTTCAGTATAGCAACGAAATTCTAAGCGCTCCATATGCATGGTTTCAAAACAAAAATCAAGCAACAAATATTTACAATGCTTGTTAATGCCAGTACCTTGGTGGTGCTTACCATACCAGGTATAACCCATTTGCATTTTTTGTAACCCTAAATTAATGTCACAAAAGCGGGTAGCGCCTGCAAATTTATTTTGCATTTTATCATAAACAATAAACGCATATTCTTGTTGTTTAATTCGAGCTTCAATAGCAGCGCTAATATATTTTTTTAAATTATCTGGCGTATTGGCTTTCACCATGGTATATTCCCAAATTTCTGGTTCATTTTCAGTAAAATATAATAAGTCATGAAAATGGTTTTCCTGAAGCGGAATTAACTTTACGAAGTCATTTTCTAAAATATAGTCAACATTAATATCAAAGTTTGTCATCAACTTAAATAGCTGTAAATCAGTTAGTAATAAATTATAAGGCATGCAAAAATAGTAAAATAATTGATTGATTTACATTTCTTAAAAAAAATAATATTTTAAATTTTTTAATTGATTGATTATCAATGTTGTTTTTGTTTTAAATAATGAAATTTTAACTTTTATGGGTTTAAAATATAATATTTTATTTTGATTCACGTTTTAATAGTGTTGAGTTAGAATTTATATGTTAGTAAGCCAGTTTACTGGTAATTTTTTGTTTGTTTAGTAAGAGAAAAATGCAGGCCAAGGCCTGCATTTTATTTTTCAACTTAATTGATATGGCCCTTTACGGGCTATTTTTATTTACATTTGCAAAAAAAACATGTTACAAAAGTTAAAGCACGGTTGGGGCAATATAAATTATAAAGTAGAAATTTTAGCCGGTTTAACCGTAGCAATGACCATGATACCGGAATCGTTATCGTTTGCTATTTTAGCTAATTTAAATCCGTTAAATGGTTTATATGCTGCTTTTATTATGGGATTAGTTACCGCATTGTTTGGCGGACGTCCAGCTATGATTTCTGGCGGAGCAGGAGCAACGGTAATTGTTTTAATTGCTTTGGTGCAAACACATGGTGTTGAATATTTGTTTGTAACTGTAATTTTAGCCGGAATTTTTCAGTTACTGGTTGGAGTTTTTAAATTGGGAAAATTTATTCGTTTAGTTCCAGAATCGGTAATGTATGGTTTTGTAAACGGTTTAGCGGTTGTAATTTTTTTATCGCAACTAAAACAATTTAAAACAATACAGGCTGGACAAGAGGTCTGGATGCAAGGCCCTGAATTATATAAAATGCTTGCTTTAACAGGTTTAACTGTTGTAATTGTTTTTCTATTTCCAAAAATAACAAAAAAAATTCCTGCATCATTGGTTGGTATTGTTGTGGTTTTTGCCTTAGTTGCCGCATTAGGAATAGAAACCCGTACGGTGAAAGATATTGCAACCATAGCTGGTACATTACCTCCGTTTCATATTCCAATGGTTCCTTTTTCGTTAGAAACCTTGCAGGTTATTTTTCCATACGCCTTAGTAATGGCTGGCGTTGGTTTGATAGAAACCTTATTAACCTTAACAGTGGTTGATGAAATGACTGAAACCCGTGGAGATAGTAATCAAGAATGTTTAGCACAAGGTTCAGCAAATATTTTAAATGGATTTTTTACCGGAATGGGTGGTTGTGCCATGATTGCGCAAACTTTTGTTAATATTGATGCGGGCTCACGTACGCGTTTGGCTGGCGTAATAGGTGCTTTTGCCATTTTACTTATTATTTTAGTAGGCGCTCCGTTTATAGAAATGGTTCCTATGGCAGCTTTAACCGGAGTAATGATGGTGGTTGCTTTTTTAACCTTTAAATGGAGTAGTTTTAAGTTTATTCATAAAATGCCAAAATCAGATACAATTGTTATGTTGGTTGTTATGGCAATTACCATTTTTATGCACAATTTGGCTTTGGCCGTTTTAGCTGGAGTTATTATTTCGGCCTTAGTTTTTGCTTGGGAAAGTGCGGTACGTATTCGTGCACGTAAATATGTAGCTAATGACGGAATAAAATATTACGAAATTTATGGACCTTTATTTTTTGCGTCGGTTTCTCATTTTATAGAAAAGTTTGATGTGGATGCCGATCCTGAAAATGTAGTTGTAAGTTTTAAAGAAAGTAGAATAGCAGATGTTTCGGGTATTGAAGCTTTAAATAAGTTAGCCGAAAAATATAGAGCAAAAGATAAAAAAATTGTTTTAACACATTTATCTGCCGATTGTATTCAATTACTTAAAAATGCCGACGTTTTAGTTAAGGTTGATATCAATACAGATCCTACGTATAAAATACCATATAACGTACAGTAAAAAAAAGAGAAAGCTTTAGCTTTCTCTTTTTTATATTTCTACATAAGTTGTAGCTTTCGGTATTTGTAAAACCTTTGCTTGTATATCCTGAGGTAAAACAGTTAGAGCGCGTTCTTTTAAATTCATAAAAGCACCATCTACATTTACAATAGCGCTTAAAGTACCGTCTACTTTAAATAATTTATGTTCGATACTAAATCTTGACTTTTGTGTATCATATTTTGTTAAGGCAACTTCAATATAAACAAACTCATCCATTCTTACTTCGCGTTTAAAAAGCGTTTCTTCTCGAAATAATACCGGACCAATTCCAAGTTTTAGGCATTCTTTCATAGAAAGACCAATGTGAATCATTAAGTTGCTACGTGCTTGGGTGCACATATCAGAATAAGCTGAATGCCTAACATGTCTGTTAGCATCAATCATAGACCAAAGTACTTGTCCTTTATAAAAAATAGTTTCCATTATAAGTATTAGTTTTATGCAATATATAAACTATCTGTAAAATTTGCTAATTGTTGTTTTTGTAAATCAACCCTTGTTTTATTGGGGGTTGTGCTTTTGTTGATTGTAGATAATGATAATTTAACATATAAAAAATAGGGGTGTTTTGTAAATAGTTTGTGTTTTTTTATAAATTTGTAGCGAAAAACAAACCAATATTAATTATAATAATAGGTAGTATGGCATCATTTCGATTTGAAGCATTAAAAATTGCAGGAACCAGACCAATGGTAAACGTTTCTGAATTAGACCGTAAGTCGGCAATTTTCGGTAGCAATGTTTTTAATGATAAATCTATGCGACAATTTTTAACTCCAGATGCTTACAAAGCGGTTAAAAACGCAATGGATTTGGGGGTGAAAATAGATCGTAAATTAGCAGACAGCGTTGCAATGGGTATGAAAGAGTGGGCGCTTTCTAAAGGCGTTACGCATTATACGCATTGGTTTCAACCGCTAACAGGTACAACGGCAGAAAAGCATGATGCTTTTTTTGAAACTTCTCCAGACGGGGCAGATCCGATTGAGCGTTTAGCAGGTACGCAATTGGTTCAGCAAGAATCAGATGCATCATCTTTTCCTAATGGTGGTATTCGTAATACGTTCGAAGCGCGTGGTTACACAGCTTGGGATCCAACTTCGCCAGCATTTATTTACGGTACAACTTTATGTATTCCTACCGTTTTTGTTTCGTACACCGGCGAAGCTTTAGATAATAAAACACCTTTGTTACGTGCGCTTTCTGCAATAGATGCTGCCGCTACTG
This genomic window from Flavobacterium agricola contains:
- a CDS encoding acyl-CoA thioesterase, with translation METIFYKGQVLWSMIDANRHVRHSAYSDMCTQARSNLMIHIGLSMKECLKLGIGPVLFREETLFKREVRMDEFVYIEVALTKYDTQKSRFSIEHKLFKVDGTLSAIVNVDGAFMNLKERALTVLPQDIQAKVLQIPKATTYVEI
- a CDS encoding SulP family inorganic anion transporter — translated: MLQKLKHGWGNINYKVEILAGLTVAMTMIPESLSFAILANLNPLNGLYAAFIMGLVTALFGGRPAMISGGAGATVIVLIALVQTHGVEYLFVTVILAGIFQLLVGVFKLGKFIRLVPESVMYGFVNGLAVVIFLSQLKQFKTIQAGQEVWMQGPELYKMLALTGLTVVIVFLFPKITKKIPASLVGIVVVFALVAALGIETRTVKDIATIAGTLPPFHIPMVPFSLETLQVIFPYALVMAGVGLIETLLTLTVVDEMTETRGDSNQECLAQGSANILNGFFTGMGGCAMIAQTFVNIDAGSRTRLAGVIGAFAILLIILVGAPFIEMVPMAALTGVMMVVAFLTFKWSSFKFIHKMPKSDTIVMLVVMAITIFMHNLALAVLAGVIISALVFAWESAVRIRARKYVANDGIKYYEIYGPLFFASVSHFIEKFDVDADPENVVVSFKESRIADVSGIEALNKLAEKYRAKDKKIVLTHLSADCIQLLKNADVLVKVDINTDPTYKIPYNVQ